The Desulfosoma sp. DNA window GGGATGCCGACAGTTGTTCGTAAAGGGATTCGTAAGCTTCCACAATGGCCTGCTCACTGTAACGTTCTTCAACCACTTTCATGCCCTGAACCCCGATTTTTCGAAGGTCTTCCTGAGGAAAGTCAGCGACCTTTGCCATGAAGGAAGCCCACTGCTCGGGCTTTTCCACATCAACAAGAAAACCGTTTTCGTTGGGTTCAATCAGTTCGAGTGCTCCAGCGGTTCGTGTGGAGAGCACCGGAACACCATAGCTCCACGCTTCCAAAATGACGTTTCCCAGGGGTTCATGACGTGACGGGCATATCAAAAGATCTGCCAGGTTGTAGACAACCGCTGGGTCATTCTGCCAGCCCACAAAGCGAATGAAAGATTGTATGCCCAGCTGTACGGCCGTTTCTTCCAGTTGGTTTCTCATGGGGCCGTCTCCCGCAAGGATCCATACCACCGGGCGATCTTTGCATGGGTTGGGACGTAGAGAGATGGCCTGAAGAAGATCCTGAAAACCTTTCTTGGGAACAAATCGACCCAAGGCCAGAATCACGAAGGCTTCTCGAGGTATTTTCCATTGTTGTCTGTACAGGGACAGTTCGTCTTCGGTCATGGTCCTGGGTGTTTCCACAAAATTGCCTACAAAGAAGACTCTGGTTGCAGGAAGTCCTTCTTTCACGAGGTAGTCACATATTCCTTTCGTATTTCCTACCCAGGCATGCGCATGGCGATAGTAGCCATTGATCTTGTAATAGCCTCCTAACCTGGCTATATGGACCACAGGCAGCCCTTTTGGGATTCTGGTAAGCCGAGTCGCTCGTCCCATGTAGGTTTGCACGATGGGATACCGGCTCTTTTGAATAAGGCGCCTGATTTGCCACATGGAATACACGTCAAGGCCGTTCATCATTCTGAAGCACCTTTGAGGCACAACGTTTTCCAGGGCTTTGTTCACAGGACTTCCCGGCCTGTTGACGGCCAAAACCGGGTGCCCTCGAGAGGCAAGAGCCTTAACGAGCCGTACGTAGAATCTGTCAGCTCCACCGTACTGTCGACTTCCGAGGATATGGATTGACCCGAGGGATCTTCGAACGGAATCTCTTACGTCTATGTCATATGGTTTTTCCATAAAGAACCCTGGACCACACCTTTCAGCCAGGTCGTATGGCTGAGGAAAGGTCGCACATGACAAAAAGTCGCCCGGTGGAAGACCGGGCGAGAAAAACACCGATGGGATGGACCATGAGTCTAGAAAGACGCCTTGTAAAAGTCATGGCTGGATCAGCTTCCAACCTCCATCGACCACCTGAACGATCACCAGCGAGTCGGTGTCTAAACCATTGTGGTCTTCGGGTGTCAAGTTGTAAATACCGCTGATTCCCACGTAGCCTCGCGTCTGCTCGATGGCCGTCCGAAGTGCGGCCCGATCCGTACCGGCTTGTCGCATGGCATTGGCCAGAATCATGATGGCGTCCCAAGCATACCCGCTGTGAGTGTTGATGGGATATTGTTTGTCGTAATGGTAGACGTCCTTGTAAAAGTGAAGGAATTCGCCGATGACCGCCTTTTGAGGATCGGAGTCGGGAAGTTGATCCGCGACCATGAGTTTGGTGGAAGGCATGTAGGTTCCGTCGGCGGAGGATCCGGCCAATTCCACGTACTTGGGATCGGGCTGTCCGTGGCATTGAAAGAGAGGTGTGGTGATCCCCAACTGTTTCACGTTCTTGGCGACACGGGCTCCGGCCGGCCCGATGGTCCAGCAGATGATCACTTGAGCCGGTGTGGCCTTGATTTTCACAAGCTGTGTGGTCATATCCGCATCGTTCACGTCAAAAGCTTCATTGGCCACGACTTCCATCTTGTGGTCCGGGGCCAGCCGAAGGAGCCACTCCAAGCCGTCTTTTCCGAACCCATCCGTTGCCGTGAGCAGAGCCACTTTGGTCCATCCCTTGGCTTTGAGAAACTCATAGACCTTAGTTACGGCGGTGGATGTTCTCTGGGGTGTCTTGAACGTCCAAGTAAAAGGCCCGTATTTACCTCCGGCGATCACCGGGTCTCCCCCGACGGTCATGATCACTGGAATTTCAGCCTTTTCCGTATAAGCTTTGACGGCCATGCCGGTTCCTGTGCGGGTAGGGCCGATAAGCGCAATGACCTGATCCTTTTCCACGAGACGTTTGGCTACTAAAAGAGCTTTGGTAGGATCGCCTTCGGTATCACCGATGATCAGTTCCAAAGGTCGCCCGTTGATGCCTCCTTCCTGGTTGATTTTGTGGACAACCATTTCAGCCACCAGCTTCGTGGGTGTCCCGATGGAAGACGCCGGACCGGATAGGTCGAAAAAGGCGCCGATCTTGATGGAATCCGCGCTCCAGCCGGGATAAACGCCGAAAAGGGCGATAACGCCGACGAGGACCGTTGCCATAGTTGTCTTGAAAATGTTGGGATGCGTCTTCATGGGCTGCCTCCTTTGGGGTTCCAAGTCAAAACATTCAACCTTTCCTGAGCCGGCCTGTTTTGAGGCTGGCTCAGGGGTTTCCAGGCAGGCTCCGTTCAGTCTTCCCGAACACGGTGGTCAAAGACTCGCTTGCTTTTCCGATCCGTTCTTGGAAGCGTTCCGTAATCCACCAGGTCCACGGTGCACCGCACGAGGATCTTTTTTCTGATTTCGGAAGAGATTTTTTCTTTGAGTGCCTCGTCTTCATGGGAAGACGTTCCCATAGCCCGTTCCACTTTAAGAATCATCATGTCCCGGCCGTCTTCTCGATGATACAGATGCACCTGGTATTCGCTGCCGGCTCCGGGGATCTGGGAAAGCACATGGTCGATCTGTCCAGGATAAATGTTGACGGCTCGATAGATGAACATATCGTCCGATCGGCCCAGGAGATGATCGTGGCGAGGTAAAGGATTGCCGCACGGGCAGGGTTCCGGAATCAGGCGGGTCAGGTCACGGGTTCGATAGCGAATCAAAGGAGCGGCTTCCTTGCGCAGCGTCGTTACCACCATTTCTCCAAGCTCACCTGGAGGCACAGGTTCCAATGTTTCCGGATGAAGGAGTTCCAAAATGTAATAATCCGCCCAGTAATGAATGCCTTGATGCGCCATGCATTCCAAGCCGGTGCCCGGGCCGTAGAGTTCTGTCAAGCCTGGAATGTCAAACATGTGCTCCACACCCGTGCTGGCCTGAATACGGCGGCGCATGCTGCGGCTGTGGCGTTCCGCGCCGAAGATGATCTTTTTCAGGGCGATTTGGTTACGAAGACCGCGTCTTTCAATTTCTTCGGCCATAAGCAAGGCCATGGAAGCCGTGGCACAAAAAACCGTGGATTGAAGATCTACAAGCATCTGGCAATGGATTTCCGTGTTGGCCGGCCCTAC harbors:
- a CDS encoding glycosyltransferase produces the protein MEKPYDIDVRDSVRRSLGSIHILGSRQYGGADRFYVRLVKALASRGHPVLAVNRPGSPVNKALENVVPQRCFRMMNGLDVYSMWQIRRLIQKSRYPIVQTYMGRATRLTRIPKGLPVVHIARLGGYYKINGYYRHAHAWVGNTKGICDYLVKEGLPATRVFFVGNFVETPRTMTEDELSLYRQQWKIPREAFVILALGRFVPKKGFQDLLQAISLRPNPCKDRPVVWILAGDGPMRNQLEETAVQLGIQSFIRFVGWQNDPAVVYNLADLLICPSRHEPLGNVILEAWSYGVPVLSTRTAGALELIEPNENGFLVDVEKPEQWASFMAKVADFPQEDLRKIGVQGMKVVEERYSEQAIVEAYESLYEQLSASRGLLP
- a CDS encoding ABC transporter substrate-binding protein, giving the protein MKTHPNIFKTTMATVLVGVIALFGVYPGWSADSIKIGAFFDLSGPASSIGTPTKLVAEMVVHKINQEGGINGRPLELIIGDTEGDPTKALLVAKRLVEKDQVIALIGPTRTGTGMAVKAYTEKAEIPVIMTVGGDPVIAGGKYGPFTWTFKTPQRTSTAVTKVYEFLKAKGWTKVALLTATDGFGKDGLEWLLRLAPDHKMEVVANEAFDVNDADMTTQLVKIKATPAQVIICWTIGPAGARVAKNVKQLGITTPLFQCHGQPDPKYVELAGSSADGTYMPSTKLMVADQLPDSDPQKAVIGEFLHFYKDVYHYDKQYPINTHSGYAWDAIMILANAMRQAGTDRAALRTAIEQTRGYVGISGIYNLTPEDHNGLDTDSLVIVQVVDGGWKLIQP
- a CDS encoding phenylacetate--CoA ligase translates to MTLSFMPVRSSREDLQELQLQGLRWTVQHAYHNSSFYRQRLDAAGVTPDQIRSLDDLRRLPFTTADDLQAGYPFPLRSVPFEKIVRIHASSGTTGKRKVLCYTQKDIDDWADMFARCFEMAGLTRQDRVQIAVGYGLWTAGVGFQLGCERFGAMAVPVGPANTEIHCQMLVDLQSTVFCATASMALLMAEEIERRGLRNQIALKKIIFGAERHSRSMRRRIQASTGVEHMFDIPGLTELYGPGTGLECMAHQGIHYWADYYILELLHPETLEPVPPGELGEMVVTTLRKEAAPLIRYRTRDLTRLIPEPCPCGNPLPRHDHLLGRSDDMFIYRAVNIYPGQIDHVLSQIPGAGSEYQVHLYHREDGRDMMILKVERAMGTSSHEDEALKEKISSEIRKKILVRCTVDLVDYGTLPRTDRKSKRVFDHRVRED